One part of the Ziziphus jujuba cultivar Dongzao chromosome 2, ASM3175591v1 genome encodes these proteins:
- the LOC107419222 gene encoding NAC domain-containing protein 100: MEQVPGVVKEDDQLELPPGFRFHPTDEELISQYLYKKVVDINFSCRAIGEVDLNKSEPWELPWKAKMGEKEWYFFCVRDRKYPTGLRTNRATEAGYWKATGKDKEIYRGRSLVGMKKTLVFYRGRAPKGEKTNWVMHEYRLEGKFSVHNLPKTAKNEWVICRVFQKSSGGKKTPLSGLVRLGNFGNEIGSSGLPPLMDSSTYSAKSKQAPQSSNVPCFSNPPIMDVRRNQEGFVDSINNNNNTLFSVSSNPSTNIFPRIPLSDSIYPTQTVPISGNQPQFQSSVLMQDQSILRALLENQSSNLRQTFKAEREMVSNFSQETVLSSEMNNEISSVMSNLEMGIRRPFGDHQEQQQQQHPPVSGPPIDLDSFWSY; this comes from the exons ATGGAACAAGTTCCTGGAGTGGTTAAGGAAGATGATCAGCTTGAATTACCACCTGGTTTTCGATTTCATCCAACAGATGAAGAGCTTATCAGTCAGTATTTGTACAAGAAAGTTGTTGATATCAACTTCTCTTGTAGAGCTATTGGTGAGGTTGATTTGAATAAGTCTGAGCCTTGGGAGTTACCTT GGAAAGCCAAAATGGGAGAGAAAGAATGGTATTTTTTCTGTGTGAGAGACAGAAAATACCCAACTGGTTTGAGAACAAACAGAGCAACTGAAGCTGGTTATTGGAAAGCAACAGGGAAAGATAAAGAAATTTACAGAGGAAGATCTTTGGTGGGAATGAAGAAAACCTTGGTTTTCTACAGAGGAAGAGCCccaaaaggagaaaaaacaaattggGTTATGCATGAATACAGATTAGAGGGCAAATTCTCTGTTCACAATCTTCCGAAAACTGCAAAG AATGAATGGGTAATTTGTAGGGTTTTCCAAAAGAGTTCAGGTGGGAAGAAAACCCCTTTATCTGGTTTAGTTAGATTGGGAAATTTTGGGAATGAAATTGGTTCTTCTGGTCTCCCACCATTAATGGATTCTTCAACTTACAGTGCAAAATCTAAACAAGCTCCACAGTCTTCTAACGTGCCCTGCTTCTCCAACCCACCAATTATGGATGTTCGTAGAAACCAAGAAGGATTTGTTGATtcaatcaacaacaacaataatacacttttctctgtttcttcaaatccCTCAACCAACATTTTCCCTAGAATCCCACTTTCAGATTCAATCTATCCCACACAAACAGTGCCAATTTCAGGAAACCAACCACAGTTCCAAAGCTCAGTTCTAATGCAGGACCAGTCAATTCTGAGGGCTTTGCTTGAGAACCAGAGTTCAAATTTGAGGCAGACTTTTAAAGCAGAGAGGGAAATGGTAAGTAATTTTTCTCAGGAAACAGTGCTGAGCagtgaaatgaacaatgaaatcTCTTCTGTCATGTCAAACCTTGAAATGGGTATTAGGAGGCCATTTGGTGATCatcaagaacaacaacaacagcaacaccCACCCGTTTCTGGTCCACCAATAGATCTTGACAGTTTTTGGAGTtattga
- the LOC107419223 gene encoding pentatricopeptide repeat-containing protein At1g59720, chloroplastic/mitochondrial-like, giving the protein MTVCKLTLQNSKFVSLLPYQHRTTKLSLFQLTVPSFSSLPTTIIEDGNLFQKTQQRVMSLFKRCSTMKDLKQIHAHVIQTGFHQNLFVMGKIITFCSVSDRGDMDYAVRVFERIDNPDGFLWNTMIRGFGKTSLPERAFEFYKRMLEIGEVADNFTFSFLLKVCGQLGSDLVGKQIHCSILKHGLESHVFVRNTLIHMHGMFKDIETACHLFEEIPSPDLVAWNTIIDCHVCCGKCSEALDLFLRMLRTGIQLDEATIVVTLSACSIMGALDFGRWVHSCIDSTDLGNILSVSNALIDMYSKCGAVEEAHQKFCKMKEKSIVSWNTMIMGLATHGHAEEALELFTKMLNEAHEKPDDVTFLGVLCACSHGGMVGEGRRYFNIMKDYHIQPTMKHYGCMVDILARAGLVDEAYLLIRSMPMECNAIVWRTLLAACRLHGNIELGEKVRKHLLELEPDHSSDYVLLANMYASMGQWNDMLRERKSMQHRRVQKPEPGNSFIGVHSHSRLRMESAKVSPQSMDSISKNSMTSFVPGCS; this is encoded by the coding sequence ATGACCGTTTGCAAACTTACCCTCCAAAACTCAAAGTTTGTCTCTCTGCTTCCTTACCAACACAGAACAACAAAGCTCTCACTCTTTCAGCTCACTGTCCCTTCCTTCTCTTCCTTGCCAACAACGATAATCGAAGACGGAAATCTATTTCAGAAGACCCAGCAAAGGGTTATGTCCCTTTTCAAGCGCTGTTCCACCATGAAAGATTTAAAGCAAATTCATGCACATGTTATCCAAACTGGGTTTCATCAGAACCTTTTTGTTATGGGCAAGATAATCACTTTTTGCTCGGTGTCTGATCGTGGAGATATGGATTATGCTGTCCGGGTTTTCGAGAGAATTGATAACCCAGATGGGTTTCTTTGGAATACCATGATTAGGGGATTTGGGAAGACTAGTTTGCCTGAAAGGgcatttgaattctataaaagAATGTTAGAGATAGGAGAGGTGGCAGACAATTTCACTTTCTCTTTTTTGCTCAAGGTTTGTGGGCAGTTGGGATCAGATTTGGTGGGCAAGCAGATTCATTGTTCAATTCTGAAACATGGGTTGGAGTCTCATGTCTTTGTGAGGAACACTCTTATTCATATGCATGGAATGTTCAAGGACATAGAAACCGCCTGCCACTTGTTTGAAGAAATACCTAGTCCAGATTTAGTAGCTTGGAATACAATTATTGATTGTCATGTCTGTTGTGGAAAGTGCTCGGAAGCTCTTGATCTATTCTTGAGAATGCTGCGGACTGGCATCCAACTTGATGAGGCCACAATTGTTGTGACCCTCTCAGCGTGTTCCATTATGGGTGCTTTGGATTTTGGTAGGTGGGTTCATTCTTGTATTGATAGTACTGATCTTGGAAACATTTTATCGGTGTCTAATGCTCTCATCGACATGTATTCAAAGTGTGGAGCCGTGGAGGAAGCACACCAGAAATTCTGTAAGATGAAAGAGAAGAGCATAGTATCGTGGAACACGATGATCATGGGACTTGCAACTCATGGTCATGCAGAAGAGGCATTGGAATTGTTTACAAAAATGTTGAATGAAGCACATGAGAAACCAGATGATGTTACTTTCTTGGGAGTTTTGTGTGCTTGTAGCCATGGAGGGATGGTTGGTGAAGGAAGAAGATACTTTAATATTATGAAAGATTACCATATTCAACCGACCATGAAACACTATGGATGCATGGTCGATATCTTGGCACGAGCTGGATTGGTGGACGAGGCTTACCTGTTGATAAGGAGTATGCCAATGGAGTGTAATGCCATTGTGTGGAGGACATTATTGGCTGCATGCCGATTGCATGGAAACATCGAACTTGGAGAGAAGGTGAGGAAGCATCTTTTGGAGTTGGAACCGGACCACAGCAGTGACTATGTTCTTTTGGCAAACATGTATGCAAGTATGGGTCAGTGGAATGATAtgttgagagagagaaaatcaaTGCAGCATAGGCGAGTTCAGAAACCAGAGCCTGGTAATAGCTTCATCGGAGTTCATTCTCACTCGAGGTTGAGAATGGAATCAGCTAAAGTTAGTCCTCAGTCGATGGATAGTATAAGCAAAAACAGCATGACTTCATTTGTTCCAGGCTGTTCTTGA
- the LOC107419225 gene encoding 2-hydroxy-palmitic acid dioxygenase mpo1 gives MGRAGLLDLEKHFAFYGAYHSNPINILIHTFFVWPILFTTLVILYFTPALFNSPSGFDEPFVLNIGFVFTVIYSLFYVFLDKKAGSLAALLCFLCWVGASVVASHLGFSLAWRVVLAAQLFCWTGQFIGHGVFEKRAPALLDNLVQAFLMAPFFVLLEVLQTVFGYEPYPGFRARVESKIEAEIKEWQDKKQKKIS, from the exons atggGTAGGGCTGGATTGTTGGATCTTGAGAAGCACTTTGCCTTCTATGGGGCATATCACAGCAACCCAATTAACATTTTGATACATACTTTCTTTGTTTGGCCAATTTTGTTCACTACTCTTGTAATTTTGTATTTCACACCTGCTCTGTTCAATTCCCCATCTGGGTTTGATGAACCCTTTGTTTTGAATATTGGGTTCGTTTTTACCGTGATCTATTCCTTGTTCTATGTGTTTTTGGATAAGAAAGCTGGGTCTTTGGCTGCTTTACTCTGTTTTCTCTGCTGGGTTGGAGCCAGTGTTGTCGCAAGTCATCTTGGGTTCTCTCTTGCTTGGAGG GTTGTGCTGGCTGCCCAATTGTTCTGTTGGACTGGACAGTTTATAGGGCATGGAGTGTTTGAG AAACGTGCACCTGCTCTTTTAGACAACCTTGTTCAAGCCTTTCTGATGGCTCCATTCTTTGTATTGCTTGAG GTTCTTCAAACGGTCTTTGGTTATGAACCATATCCAGGGTTTCGTGCAAGAGTGGAGTCAAAGATAGAGGCTGAGATCAAAGAGTGGCAAGAcaagaagcaaaagaaaatctCTTAA
- the LOC107419224 gene encoding photosynthetic NDH subunit of subcomplex B 4, chloroplastic isoform X2, producing the protein MAEAIMGFTIIKPHIHTSIQTTNPSSRTLRQCSSSGLFNGPQLAVRKSKRGYLSRANAFPDWPLMAVLVEHMEGQRDYVINKSIWHLSDNAIKDVYILYIMFTCWGCLVFGSMKDPYYDSEVYRKDGGDGTGHWVYNKQEDIEENARAELWREELIEEIEQKVGGLRELEEAGKK; encoded by the exons ATGGCGGAAGCCATCATGGGCTTCACCATTATCAAGCCCCATATCCACACTTCTATTCAAACAACAAACCCATCTTCTAGAACG CTTAGGCAGTGTTCAAGCTCTGGACTGTTCAATGGGCCACAG CTTGCAGTGAGAAAGAGTAAAAGAGGGTATCTAAGTAGAGCAAATGCTTTCCCAGATTGGCCTTTAATGGCAGTACTAGTTGAGCATATGGAAGGCCAAAGAGACTACGTAATTAACAAATCTATTTGGCATCTCAGTGACAACGCCATAAAAGATGTTT ATATCTTATACATCATGTTCACTTGTTGGGGATGCTTAGTCTTTGGTTCTATGAAG GATCCATACTATGATTCCGAGGTGTATAGAAAAGATGGAGGAGATGGAACTGGACATTGGGTGTATAACAAG CAAGAAGACATAGAAGAAAATGCAAGAGCAGAGCTGTGGAGGGAAGAGCTGATAGAGGAAATTGAGCAGAAAGTTGGTGGGCTGAGGGAGTTGGAAGAGGCTGGCAAGAAGTAG
- the LOC107419224 gene encoding photosynthetic NDH subunit of subcomplex B 4, chloroplastic isoform X1: MAEAIMGFTIIKPHIHTSIQTTNPSSRTQLRQCSSSGLFNGPQLAVRKSKRGYLSRANAFPDWPLMAVLVEHMEGQRDYVINKSIWHLSDNAIKDVYILYIMFTCWGCLVFGSMKDPYYDSEVYRKDGGDGTGHWVYNKQEDIEENARAELWREELIEEIEQKVGGLRELEEAGKK; encoded by the exons ATGGCGGAAGCCATCATGGGCTTCACCATTATCAAGCCCCATATCCACACTTCTATTCAAACAACAAACCCATCTTCTAGAACG CAGCTTAGGCAGTGTTCAAGCTCTGGACTGTTCAATGGGCCACAG CTTGCAGTGAGAAAGAGTAAAAGAGGGTATCTAAGTAGAGCAAATGCTTTCCCAGATTGGCCTTTAATGGCAGTACTAGTTGAGCATATGGAAGGCCAAAGAGACTACGTAATTAACAAATCTATTTGGCATCTCAGTGACAACGCCATAAAAGATGTTT ATATCTTATACATCATGTTCACTTGTTGGGGATGCTTAGTCTTTGGTTCTATGAAG GATCCATACTATGATTCCGAGGTGTATAGAAAAGATGGAGGAGATGGAACTGGACATTGGGTGTATAACAAG CAAGAAGACATAGAAGAAAATGCAAGAGCAGAGCTGTGGAGGGAAGAGCTGATAGAGGAAATTGAGCAGAAAGTTGGTGGGCTGAGGGAGTTGGAAGAGGCTGGCAAGAAGTAG
- the LOC107419224 gene encoding photosynthetic NDH subunit of subcomplex B 4, chloroplastic isoform X3 has protein sequence MAEAIMGFTIIKPHIHTSIQTTNPSSRTQLRQCSSSGLFNGPQLAVRKSKRGYLSRANAFPDWPLMAVLVEHMEGQRDYVINKSIWHLSDNAIKDVYILYIMFTCWGCLVFGSMKDPYYDSEVYRKDGGDGTGHWVYNKETVDFLLYCPLQRPDK, from the exons ATGGCGGAAGCCATCATGGGCTTCACCATTATCAAGCCCCATATCCACACTTCTATTCAAACAACAAACCCATCTTCTAGAACG CAGCTTAGGCAGTGTTCAAGCTCTGGACTGTTCAATGGGCCACAG CTTGCAGTGAGAAAGAGTAAAAGAGGGTATCTAAGTAGAGCAAATGCTTTCCCAGATTGGCCTTTAATGGCAGTACTAGTTGAGCATATGGAAGGCCAAAGAGACTACGTAATTAACAAATCTATTTGGCATCTCAGTGACAACGCCATAAAAGATGTTT ATATCTTATACATCATGTTCACTTGTTGGGGATGCTTAGTCTTTGGTTCTATGAAG GATCCATACTATGATTCCGAGGTGTATAGAAAAGATGGAGGAGATGGAACTGGACATTGGGTGTATAACAAG GAAACAGTTGATTTTTTACTTTACTGTCCTTTGCAAAGACCGGACAAATAA